The sequence below is a genomic window from Proteus vulgaris.
AAATTAAGAGAACCTTTATGAATTTGTTTTTCCAAAATAGCCTAGCGTTTCCCAGCATTATTTTTAGTGCATTACTTATTATTATCTCTTTCTATTGGCTTTGCGCTGCTTTTGGATTATTAGATATTGATTTATTTAATATTGATAGTGAATTAGATATCAATGTTGATGCAACAGGGCTTGCTGGTTGGTTAACTAAATTAGGATTAGCCGGTATTCCTGTCACCATTATTTTAACTTTCTTCACCCTTTTTGGCTGGTTTATCAGTTACTTTACTAATTATTGGATTATTAGTGCTATTGAAACGAATTTTATTCGTTATTTAACAGGCTTTGTTGCCTTTATCATTACCTCTTTTATTGCACTTAATCTTACGGCGGTATGTTTAAAACCGATCCGTAAAAAACTGATGTCACGTAATAAGCCTAAATCAGTACACCAATTGGTAGGTAAATTAGCGTTAGTACGGTCAATCAATGTAACAGAAAACAAAGGTGAAGCTGTTTTAGAAGATGGAGGTGCGGGTTTAATTTTACAAATTAGAGCGCCTGAAACAGAAAATATTAAACGAGGGGATAGCGTAGTTATTATTAGTTATGACGCGCCCACTCACAGTTATCAAGTCGTAACGGAAGATGAATTTCATCGCTAATATCTACATTTGATGAAAGACAATTTAGTTAACAGACAAACACTATTAAAAAATGACGGTATCGTCTGAACCTATGGAGAAAAAAGTATGGATTTGGCTTTCGTTATGCCTTTCTTAACTGTCGTTGGTTTCACAATCCTAATTATTTTAGGGCTATTTGGATTATTTAAGGCTTTCTATATTAAGGTGCCTCAAGGTACAGCCTTAATTGTCAACGATATGACCTCACAACCTAAAGTCCATTTTACGGGTGCATTGGTTTATCCTGTTATCTACAAAAAAGAGTTTATGCGTATTTCTCTTTTAACATTAGAAGTAGACCGTCGTGGTAAAGATGGCCTGATTTGTCAGGATAACTTACGTGCAGATATCACGGTTGCTTTCTATCTACGTGTTAATGAAACCACTGAAGACGTACTAAAAGTCGCGAAAGCCATTGGTGTTGATAGAGCCTCCGATCATCAAGCAGTCAGTACGCTTTTTAGTGCAAAATTTTCTGAAG
It includes:
- a CDS encoding OB-fold-containig protein → MNLFFQNSLAFPSIIFSALLIIISFYWLCAAFGLLDIDLFNIDSELDINVDATGLAGWLTKLGLAGIPVTIILTFFTLFGWFISYFTNYWIISAIETNFIRYLTGFVAFIITSFIALNLTAVCLKPIRKKLMSRNKPKSVHQLVGKLALVRSINVTENKGEAVLEDGGAGLILQIRAPETENIKRGDSVVIISYDAPTHSYQVVTEDEFHR